A genomic window from Levilactobacillus yonginensis includes:
- a CDS encoding peptidylprolyl isomerase PrsA, whose translation MKKWFIAFAGLLLTVTLAGCGNKTVATTNGGKITESQYYSSLKGTSSGKQVLQQMILNKVLEKQYGDKVKKSEVTKQFNKYKAQYGSSFSSVLSQSGMTQSGLKTEIRSNLLLKEAVKDNVTISDAQLKKQFKSYEPEVTVAHILVSKKSTAESIIKDLKGTKKSDLTSEFTKLAKKDSTDTATKNKGGKLSAFDSTDTSLDATFKKAAFKLQTNEYTTTPVKTQYGYHVILMLKNPGKGTVNQHKAELKSQIIDSDMNDSTVLHNVVAKVLKKGNVSIKDNDLKNILSDYLASSSSKTSGSSSSK comes from the coding sequence ATGAAGAAATGGTTTATCGCCTTCGCCGGTCTGTTACTGACCGTAACGCTTGCCGGTTGTGGGAACAAAACCGTTGCCACTACTAATGGTGGTAAGATTACTGAAAGCCAGTACTACAGTAGTTTAAAGGGTACGTCTTCTGGTAAGCAAGTTCTGCAACAGATGATTCTGAACAAAGTCTTGGAAAAGCAATACGGTGACAAGGTTAAGAAGTCCGAAGTTACCAAGCAATTCAACAAGTACAAGGCACAATACGGATCATCATTTAGCAGTGTTCTTTCTCAAAGCGGTATGACGCAATCCGGTTTAAAGACGGAAATTCGTTCAAACCTACTTTTGAAGGAAGCTGTTAAGGACAACGTCACAATTTCTGATGCCCAACTCAAGAAGCAATTCAAGAGCTACGAACCAGAAGTCACGGTTGCTCACATCTTGGTTTCCAAGAAGTCTACTGCTGAATCAATCATCAAAGACTTAAAGGGTACTAAGAAGAGCGACTTGACTAGCGAATTCACGAAGTTAGCTAAGAAGGACTCCACTGATACTGCTACCAAGAACAAGGGTGGTAAGTTAAGTGCCTTTGATAGTACCGACACTTCACTGGATGCAACCTTCAAGAAGGCTGCTTTCAAGCTTCAAACTAACGAATACACCACGACGCCTGTTAAGACGCAATATGGTTACCACGTTATCTTGATGCTGAAGAACCCTGGTAAGGGTACCGTCAACCAACACAAGGCAGAACTTAAGTCACAAATCATTGATAGCGATATGAATGACAGTACTGTTCTGCACAACGTGGTTGCTAAGGTCCTGAAGAAGGGTAACGTTTCTATCAAGGATAACGACTTGAAGAACATCCTGTCTGACTACTTGGCATCATCAAGTTCTAAGACTTCCGGTTCATCTTCATCTAAGTAA
- a CDS encoding HIT family protein, giving the protein MTLEPHYDDDCIFCKILKGDIPSYTVYEDNIVKAFLDISQGTPGHTLVIPKTHVKDIFAYDADLAAAVFSRIPKIARAVQASDPAITGMNILNNNGKVAYQSVFHSHIHLVPRYTDHDDFKMIFKDNSDNYSPADYAAIQDKIKLSLED; this is encoded by the coding sequence ATGACGCTAGAACCGCACTACGATGACGATTGTATTTTCTGCAAGATCTTAAAGGGGGACATCCCCAGCTACACCGTCTACGAGGACAACATCGTTAAAGCCTTTCTGGACATCTCACAAGGGACTCCCGGCCATACCCTGGTGATTCCCAAGACGCACGTGAAGGATATCTTCGCTTACGACGCCGACCTCGCTGCCGCCGTCTTTTCCCGAATTCCTAAGATTGCCCGTGCCGTCCAAGCTTCTGACCCGGCCATCACTGGCATGAATATCCTGAACAACAATGGCAAGGTGGCTTACCAATCCGTTTTCCACTCCCACATTCACCTGGTTCCGCGCTACACGGACCACGATGATTTCAAGATGATTTTCAAGGATAATTCCGACAACTATAGTCCGGCTGACTACGCTGCCATTCAAGATAAGATTAAACTAAGTTTGGAGGACTAA
- a CDS encoding ABC transporter ATP-binding protein, which translates to MALEVSHVVGGYSQIPVLKDISFDVRDGELVGLIGLNGAGKSTTINHVIGLLTPHKGKITLNGITIEQDSQAYKQQIAYIPETPVLYQELTLREHLEMTMMAYDLDQKTAWETAHKLLKTFRLDNKLDWFPANFSKGMKQKVMIVCAFLTNAKLYIIDEPFLGLDPLAVNDLLNLIEQRKQTGASILMSTHVLDTAQRYCDRFVLLHDGQVKTEGTLSELQAALPEAGESLNDIYLSMTKVDRT; encoded by the coding sequence ATGGCTCTAGAAGTCAGCCATGTTGTGGGGGGCTACTCACAGATTCCCGTCTTAAAAGATATTAGTTTTGATGTCCGTGACGGAGAGTTAGTCGGCCTCATTGGCTTGAACGGGGCGGGGAAATCGACCACCATTAACCACGTGATCGGTCTTTTGACGCCTCATAAAGGAAAGATTACGTTGAACGGGATCACCATTGAACAGGATAGTCAGGCGTACAAGCAACAGATTGCCTATATTCCAGAAACGCCCGTGTTATACCAAGAGTTAACGTTGCGTGAACATTTAGAGATGACCATGATGGCCTATGACTTAGACCAAAAGACGGCTTGGGAGACGGCTCATAAGCTGTTGAAAACCTTCCGGCTGGATAACAAGTTGGACTGGTTTCCAGCCAACTTTTCAAAAGGAATGAAGCAGAAGGTCATGATTGTCTGTGCTTTTCTGACCAATGCCAAGCTCTACATTATTGATGAACCCTTTTTGGGGTTAGATCCGCTGGCCGTAAATGACCTGCTAAACCTGATTGAACAACGTAAACAGACCGGGGCTAGCATCTTGATGTCGACCCACGTGTTGGACACAGCCCAACGGTATTGTGATCGTTTTGTTCTACTTCATGACGGTCAGGTCAAGACCGAAGGCACCCTCAGTGAACTCCAAGCCGCTCTTCCGGAAGCGGGGGAATCATTGAATGATATTTATCTTTCCATGACGAAGGTCGATCGCACATGA
- a CDS encoding ABC transporter permease, whose amino-acid sequence MTGLFQTRLQRHLREMAKYLRLVFNDFFVFALLFFLGGLGLGYSNVLKQLKYGQWWAPVIALIVLVIVSQIGRLATLIEDADRVFLLPKERAMHAYFVSARRYSQGLAQSTQVITLFILSPFLSVSMHWTIAQILVLAVAQIVLKDAFLRLDLASAYQVTAQRRMNQWWIKWLLAIVILASGLWLTVYAAVILAVILDVAVAVWFHQHWETQQIRWREQIKLEDNRMLGIYRFFNLFTEVPMVSGTIKRRRYLDWLFARIKPQHQQTYLYLFSRGMVRGTEFSGLVVRLTVIGMLLLYFVRGQWLPIILAALFIYLIGFQLLPFFHQYDDIVFSHVYPVASDLRLKSFVTLVTLILSVAALCLWVIVAIANPSVETAGLALLVEVVEVWYLARIYTPQRLARAGKNRG is encoded by the coding sequence ATGACGGGGTTATTTCAGACCCGGCTCCAACGTCATCTCCGGGAAATGGCGAAGTACTTGCGGCTGGTGTTCAATGATTTCTTTGTCTTTGCCTTGCTCTTCTTTCTGGGGGGCTTGGGCCTCGGCTATTCCAACGTTTTAAAACAACTTAAATATGGTCAGTGGTGGGCACCGGTAATTGCCCTGATTGTCCTCGTTATCGTCAGCCAAATCGGCCGACTGGCGACGTTGATCGAAGATGCGGACCGGGTTTTCCTGCTGCCAAAGGAACGAGCGATGCATGCGTACTTTGTTTCCGCACGGCGGTATAGCCAGGGCTTAGCGCAATCAACTCAGGTAATCACGCTGTTTATTTTGTCGCCGTTTTTGAGTGTGTCAATGCATTGGACCATCGCTCAAATTCTGGTCTTGGCAGTTGCCCAGATTGTTTTGAAGGATGCTTTTCTGCGGCTTGACTTAGCTAGTGCTTACCAAGTGACTGCGCAACGTCGAATGAATCAGTGGTGGATCAAATGGTTGCTAGCCATTGTTATTTTGGCGAGTGGTCTGTGGCTGACAGTCTACGCGGCAGTTATTCTGGCGGTGATTTTAGACGTTGCCGTCGCTGTGTGGTTTCATCAGCATTGGGAAACGCAGCAGATTCGTTGGCGGGAACAGATTAAGCTGGAAGATAACCGGATGCTGGGTATCTATCGGTTTTTTAACCTCTTTACGGAGGTGCCGATGGTGTCCGGGACCATCAAACGGCGGCGGTATCTCGATTGGTTGTTTGCGCGCATCAAACCGCAACACCAGCAAACGTATTTGTACCTATTTAGTCGAGGAATGGTTCGGGGTACTGAATTCAGCGGGTTAGTGGTTCGGTTGACCGTTATCGGCATGTTGTTGCTGTACTTTGTGCGGGGACAGTGGCTGCCAATCATCTTGGCTGCTCTCTTTATCTACCTGATTGGATTTCAGCTTTTACCGTTCTTCCACCAGTACGACGACATTGTTTTTAGTCACGTCTATCCGGTGGCGTCAGACCTGCGGCTCAAGAGCTTTGTTACATTGGTTACATTGATTCTCAGTGTGGCAGCGTTGTGTCTGTGGGTCATCGTCGCAATTGCCAATCCGTCAGTGGAGACGGCTGGCTTAGCGTTGTTGGTCGAGGTCGTTGAAGTTTGGTATTTGGCCCGAATCTATACGCCGCAACGCTTAGCGCGGGCGGGTAAAAATAGGGGTTGA
- a CDS encoding phosphotransferase, with amino-acid sequence MALDISDGWSLYPLGGNTGTAYMGTKASQKVFLKQNASPFLAALSMEGITPRLVWTKRLATGDVMTAQEWLNGRTLRRSEMREQRVARLLHRVHHSHLLHDMLLKVGGRSTTPAQLLTRLQPALATDLRRHPLIQSAFASLWNEQPQLPKTQYEVSHGDLNHKNWLLSDRQRLYLVDWDAATFADPAHDLGSLLCEYVSLEEWQRWLQDYGETLTADLTARVNWYARVHCLTVIAESYHQQRFQIMNQHLILLEKLTRESVTD; translated from the coding sequence ATGGCACTGGATATTAGTGACGGTTGGAGTTTATATCCGCTGGGTGGTAACACAGGGACAGCGTATATGGGGACCAAGGCCTCACAAAAGGTGTTTTTGAAACAAAACGCGTCACCATTTCTTGCGGCACTTTCCATGGAGGGAATCACGCCCCGGCTCGTCTGGACCAAACGGCTTGCGACGGGAGATGTGATGACGGCTCAGGAGTGGCTGAACGGCCGAACGTTACGACGTAGTGAAATGCGTGAACAACGGGTTGCTCGCCTCTTGCACCGCGTGCATCATTCTCATTTACTCCATGATATGTTATTAAAAGTCGGCGGACGATCAACGACGCCCGCCCAGTTGCTGACTCGCTTACAACCCGCACTTGCTACGGATTTGCGACGGCATCCGCTGATTCAGTCGGCGTTTGCTAGCCTATGGAACGAGCAACCCCAACTGCCCAAGACGCAATATGAAGTCAGTCATGGTGATTTAAACCATAAAAATTGGCTGTTGTCGGATCGACAACGGTTGTACTTGGTTGACTGGGACGCAGCAACGTTTGCGGATCCGGCCCATGACCTTGGTTCCTTGTTGTGTGAATACGTTTCCCTTGAGGAATGGCAACGTTGGCTTCAGGATTACGGCGAGACCTTGACGGCGGACTTAACGGCCCGTGTCAACTGGTATGCCCGGGTTCATTGCCTGACGGTGATTGCCGAGAGTTATCATCAACAACGGTTCCAAATTATGAATCAACACTTAATTTTACTTGAAAAACTGACGCGTGAGTCAGTGACTGATTAG
- the trmB gene encoding tRNA (guanosine(46)-N7)-methyltransferase TrmB → MRVRNKPWAKDYMAEHTDQMVVEPEPLMGKWQSRFPKEQPLYVEIGTGKGQFIVEMAKAHPEHNFIGIEIQMSVIAAALKKVVASELANIQLVHTDGEAINTFFAQGEVTGLYLNFSDPWPKTRHIKRRLTSPVFLAHYADVLPAGGSVQFKTDNRGLFEYSLGSLNNFGMVFDGVWLDLHAATDGVEDIQTEYEQKFSSKGPIYQVIAHFPEDK, encoded by the coding sequence ATGCGTGTACGTAATAAACCGTGGGCTAAAGACTATATGGCCGAACATACTGATCAGATGGTGGTTGAACCTGAACCCCTGATGGGTAAGTGGCAGAGCCGTTTCCCTAAGGAACAACCCTTGTACGTGGAAATTGGAACGGGGAAGGGCCAATTCATTGTGGAAATGGCTAAGGCTCATCCCGAACATAATTTTATTGGGATTGAGATTCAGATGTCGGTGATCGCGGCAGCCTTAAAGAAGGTCGTGGCCAGTGAACTCGCCAACATTCAACTGGTGCATACCGACGGCGAAGCCATCAACACGTTCTTTGCTCAGGGTGAAGTGACGGGACTGTACTTGAACTTCTCTGATCCGTGGCCTAAGACTCGGCATATTAAGCGTCGACTGACGTCACCAGTCTTTTTAGCGCACTACGCTGATGTTTTGCCGGCGGGGGGCAGCGTGCAATTCAAGACTGATAACCGGGGATTATTTGAATACTCCCTGGGCAGCTTGAACAACTTTGGCATGGTTTTTGACGGGGTTTGGTTGGACCTACACGCTGCCACCGATGGGGTGGAAGATATTCAGACGGAGTATGAGCAAAAGTTTTCTTCTAAAGGGCCTATCTATCAGGTAATCGCCCACTTTCCTGAAGATAAATAG
- a CDS encoding competence protein CoiA: MLIAELENQLVDAKNVERGRPFVCPGCRLPVRLRRGSRVQPYFAHLPGALCPLQTEAESQQHVQGKRQLMTFFAAWGQPELERILPKIQQRADVWLARKQPIALEFQCSPISRTEVASRTAGYRQLGVYPMWLLGKRYAKQRLTWRTLDRFASWLPGWGLCLLFWDVATCSLRVDHHLCQAATGQFSWGTSYLRSVTDLQSRSGVYLATPRPDFLAFRRQLTVDLQRESAGLRDVQEAVYLTGHHLAGFPEELVTTAVTPPGFGKGLLLWRVVMTAWLFQTKQFDEQEVRRLSRAALILIGGQLQAVRFNVAPALRRAEATLLRDWVRLGKLERRSQGWQVVGQPQWTADLAAYLGRSAHGSRRGLKW, from the coding sequence ATGTTGATTGCGGAGTTGGAGAACCAGTTGGTGGATGCTAAGAACGTGGAGCGGGGAAGACCATTTGTCTGCCCAGGATGTCGCTTGCCGGTACGGTTGCGACGGGGGTCACGGGTTCAGCCATACTTTGCGCACTTACCTGGTGCCCTATGTCCACTCCAGACGGAGGCCGAAAGTCAGCAGCACGTTCAAGGAAAACGCCAATTGATGACGTTCTTTGCGGCGTGGGGGCAGCCGGAGTTGGAACGGATTCTGCCGAAGATTCAGCAACGAGCTGACGTTTGGCTAGCGCGGAAGCAACCAATTGCCTTAGAGTTTCAGTGTAGCCCAATCAGTCGGACTGAGGTGGCCAGTCGGACGGCGGGGTACCGGCAATTGGGGGTGTATCCAATGTGGCTTCTAGGAAAAAGATACGCCAAGCAGCGATTGACTTGGCGGACGCTCGATCGTTTTGCAAGCTGGCTGCCCGGTTGGGGACTCTGCCTATTATTTTGGGATGTGGCTACGTGTTCGCTACGGGTGGACCACCATCTCTGTCAGGCTGCCACGGGACAGTTTAGTTGGGGGACCAGTTATCTGCGGAGCGTTACCGACCTTCAAAGTCGCTCCGGGGTTTATTTGGCGACGCCGAGGCCCGATTTTCTGGCATTTCGCCGTCAGCTCACGGTAGATTTGCAGCGTGAATCGGCTGGTCTGCGTGACGTTCAGGAGGCAGTCTATTTGACCGGCCACCATCTGGCCGGATTTCCTGAGGAACTGGTGACGACGGCGGTGACGCCGCCTGGTTTTGGCAAGGGCCTCTTGCTATGGCGAGTGGTCATGACGGCTTGGTTATTTCAAACGAAACAGTTTGACGAGCAAGAGGTTCGCCGGTTGAGTCGCGCGGCCCTCATCCTGATTGGTGGACAATTACAGGCGGTGCGATTCAACGTGGCGCCAGCTTTGCGACGGGCTGAAGCGACCCTCTTACGGGATTGGGTACGACTGGGTAAGCTCGAGCGACGTTCCCAGGGGTGGCAGGTCGTTGGCCAGCCACAATGGACGGCAGACTTAGCTGCATATTTGGGGCGGTCGGCCCACGGGTCAAGGCGGGGGTTAAAGTGGTAA
- the pepF gene encoding oligoendopeptidase F, protein MKQIPQRTEVPTELTWDLTTIYPDDAAFKADIQTIKQQSERVAALKGQLAQSGADLYRVTTAVLDLNRQLERLYVYASLKNDQDTSNATYQDLSGQASNLLATVAAATSWFEPEVLALSQTALQKLIDAEPRLTTYQHLFDVLGKQREHTLSAAEEKLLAGASDIFDASSKTYSVLSDADLVFPIVQDEQGNDVRLSEGLYGVLLQSTTPRVREQAFKALYSVYQQFRHTFASTLASEVKTHNFTAQVRHYGSAREAAMSGNDIPAVVYDTLVKTVNDHLDSLHKYVNLRKEILGLPELHMYDLYTPITGEPSLSYTYEEAQQEALKALAVLGPDYVANVQKMFDNRAIDVVENRGKRTGAYSGGMYDTKPYILLNWQDSLESLFTLVHEMGHSIHSHYTRTNQPYQYGDYSIFVAEIASTTNENLLTDYLLKTQTDPQVRAYVLNHYLDGFKGTVYRQTQFAEFEDYIHQQAAAGQSLTADFMSEFYGKLNQHYYGDGVVSDPQIADEWTRIPHFYYNYYVYQYATGFAAATTLAQRILSGNVAKRDAYLNYLKAGSSALPLDVMRQAGVDMAQPDYLQTAFATFDSRLAEFSELARELKQ, encoded by the coding sequence ATGAAACAAATTCCACAGCGCACGGAGGTTCCAACAGAACTAACGTGGGACTTGACGACGATTTACCCGGATGATGCGGCCTTCAAAGCCGATATTCAGACCATCAAGCAGCAGTCAGAACGGGTCGCCGCTTTAAAGGGGCAATTGGCCCAAAGTGGGGCTGACCTGTACCGGGTGACGACAGCAGTTCTGGACCTGAACCGGCAATTGGAACGGCTGTACGTCTACGCGTCCTTAAAGAACGACCAGGATACCAGTAACGCCACTTACCAGGACCTCTCTGGCCAAGCTAGCAACCTGCTGGCAACGGTCGCAGCGGCCACTTCTTGGTTTGAGCCAGAAGTCCTAGCACTTTCCCAAACGGCCTTGCAAAAGTTGATTGATGCTGAGCCTCGGCTAACTACCTATCAACACCTATTTGATGTGTTGGGGAAGCAGCGGGAACACACCCTTTCGGCGGCTGAAGAAAAACTGTTGGCGGGAGCCAGTGATATCTTTGATGCCTCATCCAAGACCTACAGTGTGCTGAGTGATGCCGACCTGGTCTTTCCGATTGTTCAGGATGAACAGGGCAATGACGTTCGACTCTCTGAGGGACTGTATGGTGTTTTACTCCAATCAACGACACCTAGGGTCCGTGAGCAGGCTTTTAAGGCGCTGTACAGCGTTTACCAACAATTCCGGCACACCTTTGCCTCGACACTGGCTAGCGAGGTTAAAACGCATAATTTTACTGCTCAGGTTCGGCACTACGGGAGTGCTCGTGAGGCGGCTATGAGTGGAAATGACATTCCAGCGGTGGTTTACGATACCTTGGTCAAAACAGTCAATGACCACCTGGACTCTCTGCACAAGTATGTGAATCTGCGGAAGGAAATTCTGGGATTACCCGAGCTGCACATGTACGACCTCTATACACCAATTACCGGAGAACCTAGTCTGAGCTATACGTACGAAGAAGCTCAGCAGGAAGCTCTTAAAGCATTGGCTGTTTTGGGTCCCGATTACGTGGCCAACGTGCAAAAGATGTTTGATAATCGGGCCATTGACGTGGTAGAGAACCGGGGGAAACGTACCGGGGCTTACTCCGGGGGGATGTATGATACGAAACCGTACATCCTACTGAACTGGCAGGATAGTTTGGAGAGTTTGTTCACGCTGGTTCATGAGATGGGGCACAGCATACACAGCCACTATACGCGGACGAATCAACCGTATCAGTACGGGGACTACTCGATTTTTGTAGCGGAAATCGCGTCGACGACTAACGAGAACCTCTTAACGGATTACTTGTTGAAGACGCAAACTGATCCACAGGTCCGAGCTTACGTCTTGAACCATTATCTGGATGGTTTTAAGGGAACGGTCTACCGGCAGACCCAATTTGCTGAGTTTGAGGACTACATTCACCAACAAGCTGCGGCGGGGCAATCTCTAACCGCTGACTTTATGAGTGAGTTTTATGGGAAGTTGAACCAGCACTACTATGGAGATGGCGTGGTTTCAGATCCACAAATTGCCGACGAGTGGACGCGGATTCCTCATTTCTACTACAATTACTACGTTTACCAGTATGCAACGGGCTTTGCAGCCGCAACGACGCTGGCACAACGAATTTTGAGTGGGAATGTCGCTAAGCGGGATGCCTATCTGAACTACCTAAAGGCGGGGAGTTCAGCCTTACCACTGGATGTCATGCGTCAGGCTGGCGTTGATATGGCTCAGCCGGATTACTTGCAGACGGCCTTTGCGACGTTTGATTCCCGGTTGGCTGAATTTAGTGAATTAGCACGTGAATTAAAGCAATAA
- a CDS encoding DegV family protein, protein MSTAIVTDTASYLTPEQIEQFHITVLPITVILGDQQYPESKLSLHTFYDYLKSEQALPTTAQVSLGQIEEAYDRLAGEGYDEIISIHLSSGITSFMNNLRMFCKTYTKAKIYPVDSLVASAGEANLCLLAGQMVANGDTAETIVPELLGMRDTMQVFFAVDNLSHLARTGRLTNRSAMIGNLLNIKPLLTFNAEGQIIAIGKERTMKKAFHYMTNKLNATLAAVDYPLLVTVINANNAELAAEWTTELTETFPAVRVVQSQLGPAISVHTGEKTMGLLWQRDWQSY, encoded by the coding sequence ATGTCGACAGCCATCGTTACCGATACCGCTTCTTATCTAACACCGGAGCAGATCGAACAATTTCATATCACAGTTCTGCCCATCACAGTGATCTTAGGTGATCAGCAATATCCCGAATCCAAACTCAGTCTTCACACCTTCTACGATTACTTAAAATCTGAACAGGCACTACCTACGACGGCGCAAGTTTCCCTGGGACAAATTGAGGAGGCCTACGACCGTCTTGCTGGCGAAGGCTACGATGAAATTATCTCAATTCATCTCTCCAGTGGCATCACGTCCTTCATGAACAATTTGCGAATGTTTTGTAAGACCTACACTAAGGCAAAAATTTACCCAGTCGACTCACTGGTCGCCAGTGCTGGCGAAGCCAACCTCTGCTTACTGGCTGGCCAAATGGTAGCCAACGGCGATACTGCTGAGACTATCGTCCCGGAACTATTGGGTATGCGTGACACGATGCAAGTGTTCTTTGCGGTGGACAATCTGAGTCACCTGGCCCGAACCGGACGACTTACCAACCGCTCCGCCATGATTGGTAACTTGTTAAACATCAAGCCCCTTCTGACCTTCAACGCCGAAGGTCAAATCATTGCAATTGGCAAGGAGCGGACCATGAAAAAGGCATTTCATTACATGACCAACAAGCTCAACGCCACGCTAGCCGCTGTCGACTATCCTCTCCTAGTGACGGTAATCAACGCCAACAATGCCGAACTGGCTGCTGAATGGACCACTGAACTTACCGAGACTTTCCCGGCAGTACGTGTGGTTCAGAGCCAGCTCGGCCCTGCAATCAGTGTGCATACTGGTGAAAAGACCATGGGTCTCCTGTGGCAGCGCGACTGGCAATCCTACTAA
- a CDS encoding IS30 family transposase: MKEVFVLMQEQLTMNRPKGHHLTLKERGNIEVYFNHDKLSRRKIAELLGVSPQTINNEIKRGLVTNKKIVNGNVVFYEVYVAELADQRYHENRKACHRPCKFFQAADFIAFFVEHFKTDGWAPDAAVGRAKVLNLFRPDEMVCTQTLYKYIDEQLLEVCNLDLTEKMRRRLPKHVNHKNKRVMGRSIEERPAEVDSRKTFGHFEIDTIVGKRDGHESVIMTLIERQTRFQFIRLIDGRDADSVEYALREILAEYGPVIKSITADNGPEFALLSEALRSVAPVFHTHPFTSSERGTNEVHNRMVRYDFPKGMSLDAVSPRAVARTADKLNNTPRRLLGFQTPAELFAAACG, encoded by the coding sequence ATGAAAGAGGTCTTCGTCTTGATGCAAGAACAGCTTACCATGAATCGTCCCAAGGGTCACCATCTAACTTTGAAAGAGCGTGGAAACATTGAGGTCTACTTTAACCACGACAAGCTTTCTCGGCGGAAGATTGCTGAGTTACTTGGCGTTAGCCCGCAAACCATAAACAACGAAATCAAGCGAGGCTTGGTAACCAATAAGAAAATCGTTAACGGTAACGTAGTCTTCTATGAGGTCTACGTGGCGGAACTAGCCGACCAGCGGTACCACGAGAACCGCAAGGCCTGCCACAGGCCTTGTAAGTTCTTCCAGGCGGCTGACTTTATAGCCTTCTTTGTAGAACACTTTAAGACTGATGGCTGGGCTCCAGATGCTGCTGTAGGCCGCGCCAAGGTGTTAAACCTTTTTCGGCCTGACGAGATGGTCTGTACCCAAACGTTGTACAAGTACATCGACGAACAACTTTTAGAGGTCTGTAACTTAGATCTTACCGAGAAAATGCGGCGGCGACTACCCAAGCACGTTAATCACAAAAATAAGCGTGTAATGGGACGGAGTATTGAAGAACGTCCGGCTGAAGTTGACTCTCGCAAGACGTTTGGTCATTTCGAGATTGATACTATCGTTGGTAAACGTGATGGCCATGAGAGTGTGATTATGACCCTGATTGAGCGTCAAACTCGCTTCCAATTTATCCGTCTGATTGACGGGCGTGACGCCGATTCGGTTGAGTACGCCCTGCGAGAAATCCTCGCAGAGTATGGACCAGTTATCAAGTCGATCACCGCTGATAACGGACCTGAGTTTGCCTTGCTGAGCGAGGCATTGCGTTCAGTGGCACCAGTCTTTCATACGCACCCGTTCACCTCTAGTGAACGGGGAACCAATGAGGTCCATAACCGGATGGTCCGCTATGACTTTCCCAAAGGCATGTCCTTAGACGCCGTAAGTCCTCGGGCTGTTGCTAGAACAGCGGACAAGTTGAATAACACACCTCGTCGTCTGCTAGGCTTCCAGACTCCCGCCGAACTCTTCGCCGCCGCCTGCGGCTAG
- a CDS encoding DsbA family protein encodes MLEVYLFVNPLGARCMRSERNIMRLADHLNSKVSFQFVPLLNQQIVGQSLSGRPTLAERNARFNVYYEAILAYKAALFQGKRKGRRFLLNMQKAVVDDHEQFSQELALSLAKDCRLDLDMFKEDCQSDLAKQAFQTDQKLAAEMKIEQSSSAVIFNCDVSECGLLLDDVTYESLCDVCESQGVATKEMLMAEPNYPSTEQAASPMLGLNHPHLHVL; translated from the coding sequence GTGTTAGAAGTCTATTTGTTCGTCAACCCGTTGGGGGCGCGGTGCATGCGTTCCGAACGTAATATCATGCGGTTGGCTGATCATCTTAATAGCAAGGTATCGTTCCAATTTGTGCCATTGCTCAATCAACAAATCGTTGGGCAATCCCTTTCAGGTCGGCCAACGTTAGCTGAAAGAAACGCACGCTTCAATGTTTACTATGAAGCTATCTTAGCTTATAAAGCCGCTCTCTTTCAGGGCAAGCGCAAGGGACGGAGATTCCTCTTAAATATGCAAAAGGCCGTGGTTGATGACCACGAACAATTTTCGCAAGAACTTGCATTATCTTTGGCGAAAGATTGCCGGTTGGATCTCGATATGTTCAAAGAAGATTGTCAATCCGACTTGGCGAAACAGGCCTTCCAAACAGACCAAAAATTAGCCGCTGAAATGAAGATTGAACAATCCTCATCCGCTGTCATTTTTAACTGTGATGTGTCTGAATGTGGCCTCCTATTAGATGATGTCACCTACGAGTCACTGTGTGATGTCTGTGAAAGCCAAGGGGTTGCAACGAAAGAAATGTTAATGGCTGAACCCAATTACCCTAGCACAGAGCAAGCAGCTTCACCAATGCTGGGACTAAACCATCCGCACCTACACGTTTTATAA